The Polluticoccus soli sequence AAGATCTTTCGCCACCTGGATGGTGAAGTTAGCATCAGGTGCTGTCTTGTATAGATCACTACGCAGGTTGCCGCTTGCATCCAGTGTTTCAGTATAGAACGGTATCCATGCTTTCAGTCCCGCCTGGTGCATCAGAAGATCGCGCACTTTAATGCCGGATTTGTTGCTGGTTCTCGTCCACGGCAGGTAATCGCCCACTGTTCTATCCAACTGCAAAGCACCTGTTTCGTACAGGCGCATTACAGCAAGTGTTGTAGACAGCACTTTGGTAAGCGAAGCCACATCGTATATCGTATTCGGGTTTACCCTGTCCACCTTATCCGGCGTACAGAAACCAAAACATTCATTATAGAATATTTTACCGTCTTTAGCAGCCAGCACGCGCGCACCGGGAAAAGCTCCAGCGGCAACTGCACGCTGCATGAACAAGTTCAGTTTATCAAGCGCGTCCGGATTTACCACACCCGCTTTTTCTACGAAGTCAACGGTTGTCAGCGTACCCGCCACCGGTTTCGTAGCCGTGGCATATACTGGCAGCCCTTCCATCTTCATGTTGAAGTATGGCGTTACAGGCAGGTAACCTCTGGCAGGCATTTCTTTCGCCAGCAGTCTTGCTACTGCATTCTCTGTAGCTACATCGTCTTCGTATGCCACAGTTATCGACGAAGCTTCATTGATATTCTTAAGAATATATGGATTACCCATGATCACCAACATCACGTTGGTCTTTTTCTGTACTTGCTTCAGGAAAGCAAGTTGCTTTGCTGTGAGTCCATAATCGCCACCCGATGGATAGAAGCTCATGTTGTGAACTGCCACTATCGAGATACCGCTTTTATCGATCGACTTCAATATTTCATCTCCTTTGTTGTCAGCTGCATTAGCAGGCAGCCATTGCGCATTTACATTACCGTAGGTCTGGCTCAGCTGGTTGAACAAGGTTGTATTGCCCATTGAGTTTACTCCTACATATTGTATCTGCATACCTGTACGTGAGATATCAGTAAGTATGTTGTTCCTGTCGCGGACCACTGTTACTGCGTTCTCTGCAACACGCGTGCGCAACGAGGCAGTATACTTGTTCAGGTCATTAGCAAGATTGTTTACGTCAACAGGCTTCCAATTGTTCAGTCCTGCGTCATACTTCGCCGCCAATATCTTTCTTACCCGCTGTTCCAGGTCCGATTTTTCGATCACACCTTCATTCGTAGCATTTTCGATCTTAGTGATCGCTGTAGGAACGTCTTGTGAGAACAGTAATACATCGTTACCTGCTACAAATGCGCGCAGATCTACTTCACCTGGCGAATAGTATTTAGCAACACCATGCATATTCAATGCATCGGTAAACACCAGTCCTTTGAAACCCATTTTTGTTTTCAGCAGGTTGGCTACCGTATTCTTCGAAAGCGTGGTTGGCGTACGCGGGTCTTTCTCAAGTGCAGGTACCTGCAGGTGCGCCACCATCATACTCTTCACACCGGCTTTTATCAGTTCATTGAACGGGTACAGCTCTAGCGATTGTAATTGTTCCAATGATTTATTAATAGTAGGAAGGTCTTTATGCGAATCTATATCTGTATCACCATGACCGGGGAAGTGTTTCGCAGATGCCATCACCCCATTATCCTGCAGGCCGCGCATATAGGCGATACCCAGTTTGGCCACCCATTTCTTATCCTCACCGAAAGAACGCGCATTGATGATCGGGTTCTTCGGGTTGTTATTTATGTCAACCACAGGACCGAAATTGATGTGCACGCCCAGCCTTTTACACTGCAGGGCGATCACCTTACCTACTTCGTATGCCAATGCGGTATCACGGGTGGCGCCTATAATCATAGCCTTTGGCAGGTCGTCCACACCACTCAGGCGCATACCAAGCCCCCACTCAGCGTCCATACCTACCAATAGCGGCACCTGGGCCATGCGCTGGTACTGGTTATTCAACTGGGCCTGTGCTTCAGGAGTACCGCCCATGAAAATAACCCCGCCTATCTGGCGACTATCCAACATTTGTTTTATCTGATTTTCGTTGTAGTCCTTACCGCCCGAATATGCGGCAACCATGAAAAGCTGGCCTATACGCTCACGGTCGGTTAGTTTATTGTACACGCTATCTACCCACTTCCTCTTTACGGGATCCATAGCTACATCTTTTCTCTGCTGAGCGTTTGCAAAGATCATGTAGAACACTATGAAGAACACCGTAAGCACACTAAATAATCTACCCATAACAACAAAGTTACTCCCGAGAGTTGGGATGGTTATTAAATGTAAACCTTATTTAACTTAATTAAAAACAAATGCCGCGGCCTCTTGAAAGAAGCTGCGGCTTACCCTTTGTACCATTACGAAAACGTTATTACTCTCTTATCCCTCTGGTGCTAAAATATGTGTTCTTTATCCTGCATGTAACGATGTAAAAGTCGTGTTATATTATTCGCCTGCTGATGACCTCAGTCATTCTCAAATGGTGATCCTCATCATATCTTTGGCGGCACTCGGGGATTGAGGGTTAAAGAGTTAACTTTGCGCAACAATTTTGAACCGTGCCGGACGTAATCCAACTTCTATCAGATCATATAGCAAACCAGATAGCCGCAGGTGAGGTTATCCAGCGACCTGCGTCTGCTGTTAAGGAACTGTTAGAAAATGCAGTGGATGCTGGTTCTACCGAGATACAGCTGGTGATCAAAGATGC is a genomic window containing:
- a CDS encoding glycoside hydrolase family 3 N-terminal domain-containing protein, which codes for MGRLFSVLTVFFIVFYMIFANAQQRKDVAMDPVKRKWVDSVYNKLTDRERIGQLFMVAAYSGGKDYNENQIKQMLDSRQIGGVIFMGGTPEAQAQLNNQYQRMAQVPLLVGMDAEWGLGMRLSGVDDLPKAMIIGATRDTALAYEVGKVIALQCKRLGVHINFGPVVDINNNPKNPIINARSFGEDKKWVAKLGIAYMRGLQDNGVMASAKHFPGHGDTDIDSHKDLPTINKSLEQLQSLELYPFNELIKAGVKSMMVAHLQVPALEKDPRTPTTLSKNTVANLLKTKMGFKGLVFTDALNMHGVAKYYSPGEVDLRAFVAGNDVLLFSQDVPTAITKIENATNEGVIEKSDLEQRVRKILAAKYDAGLNNWKPVDVNNLANDLNKYTASLRTRVAENAVTVVRDRNNILTDISRTGMQIQYVGVNSMGNTTLFNQLSQTYGNVNAQWLPANAADNKGDEILKSIDKSGISIVAVHNMSFYPSGGDYGLTAKQLAFLKQVQKKTNVMLVIMGNPYILKNINEASSITVAYEDDVATENAVARLLAKEMPARGYLPVTPYFNMKMEGLPVYATATKPVAGTLTTVDFVEKAGVVNPDALDKLNLFMQRAVAAGAFPGARVLAAKDGKIFYNECFGFCTPDKVDRVNPNTIYDVASLTKVLSTTLAVMRLYETGALQLDRTVGDYLPWTRTSNKSGIKVRDLLMHQAGLKAWIPFYTETLDASGNLRSDLYKTAPDANFTIQVAKDLYLRKDYPDSIWAKILASPIETKGKYVYSDLDYFFLAAIVQQISGKRIDAYVESNFYKPLGLQRTGYNPLDRFKLSEIAPTENDMVFRHQQIQGYVHDQGAALLGGVAGHAGVFASAQDVAAIFQMLLNGGTYGGKRFFKKETVDMFTAYSSSVSRRALGFDKPSTDSEDGGPAGNRTTGLAFGHQGFTGTVAWADPGTGVVFVFLSNRVAPSANNNLINKLNIRTMAQDYIYESLGLPVIRNRAETQRSQLVTHR